DNA sequence from the Mesorhizobium sp. AR10 genome:
CATCGAAAAGCAGCCTGGCGCGTGACCGCCTTGCCTGTTCGGTATGGCGGCATAGCGGTTTCGAGATCGGGGCCGGCTGGCAGCGGCCTTCACGCCCCCTCGGGGATGATACCGCGCAGTCAGGTTGGATGACCCGGCAAGCCAGCATGTTGTTCGGCACGCTTGCACCCGCTTCAGAGGCGAGACGGGTCAAGATGATCATCCGCACAACGCCCCGCAGCTCTGCGCGTGGACCGGTTTCGAAAGGGGGCCAGCTCCGTCCGCCCATACAAGTGGATTAGGCGACGAGAAGCCGGATCAACATATCGGATTGAACCCGCCGGGCTGTCGGCAGGACCGCATCCATCATTCTGGCAACGCCAGACGCTCCTCCGGCGTCATGCGGGCTTCGGCTTGGCGGCGAATGTCCGGACCGGCATGGCGGAGCATGGCGCACCAGTCCTCCACATTGTACGTCGTCGCCATCCGGCCCCTGGCCAGATCGTAAATGACGCACGGCTTGTTCGCGATTGCGAGCCGAAGCACGTCGACGGCCGTGCCGGGTGATGCGCCGTCCCAGACCATCATGCCAAAAGTCGGCGCGCCGCGGCATCTCCCCGGTCCTTGGCGGCGTCGTACCAAGATCCATGAGTGCCTCCAGGTGACGGGACATGGTAGGCGGCCCAGTCGCCCAGATTGTTGTGGGGTTCCTTGCCGGCATGGAAGACCCCGACATGCTCGTACTTGTAGCCCGCGAGCAGGCCCTGCGCCTCTGCATCGGCTCCCGACGCGTCGCCAACCAGCACGCCGTGCTCGGCAGCAACGATTGCGCCGATGCGAGCGATCGAGGTTCCGGCAGCTCGAATATCTCGCGCGATCCACCTATGAATATCATCGACATGGTGACTTTCCCTTCCTCTCCAGCGCCCCCCGCCCCGCTCCGGCCGCCCTCTCCCCCTGACCCTGCGCGAGGGATCGTCACCCGAAGGCCGAGACGGCGAAGCCGGCTCGGGAAGCGGCGGGACGCCGCGACGAGAGCCCGGCCGGCCGCAGGCCGGCGCGCCCGAACCCTGCCGCTGCCGGAGGCGCTACGCGCATCTGGCTAGTGGCGCTTCGCGCTTGGAGCTAGTGGTCTTTGTCGGCCAGCCAGAGGCTCACGTCCTGGATCGAGCGCATGGCCGCGAAAAGAGAACGTCAATCCAGACGGCTGACGCGGCGGCCCTCGCTGCGCGCTTCGATAAAGGCGCCTGCGATCTTCATCATGAATGCCTTGCTGAAACGACCGAGGGGCTTACCGTCGGATTCGATGTACCAGGAGCGTTCGGCAATATCGTAGTTGTATTCGTCAACCACAATCCAGCAGCGTTTGAGATCGGTCAGACCGGCGCGGCGGCACTCGATAGCGGAGACCTCCAAACCGACCCGATCGCTGGTCGGTGGCTGGGTGGTTATCGCCAGGAGCGCAAGATGGGTCAGGCCATCTCTTGCGCCGCGGACAGCGATGACCACGCAGGTCGGCCGGCTCTTGCGGCCTTCCGTTTCGCCGCGCTCGTGCTGCCATGCCCAAAGATACGGGTAGGAGATCACCTGACCAGGCAGAAATCTACCGCTCATCATCGTATCCTTCCCCGCGCGCCAATCGGTCGATCTCGGCGGCGAAGAGTTCCGTGTGTTCCTCCGGCATCTCGGAGACATGGTATGCGCGGCGGGGATCGCCGCCGATGCGCATCCGTTCGTAGTGCTCGTAACTCATCAGCACGAACCGGGGTTTCCGGTGCTTGGTAAGAATAACGGGTTCGCGGCTGGCAACGTCGGTGACGTCGCCAACCTGCTTGTTGAGATCCCCCGTCGTGAACTGGCGCATGGCTGGACTCCTTATCGATCTCCATATTATCTGGATTTTCTTGATTTGCAAGAAAACGGCGCTCACGCGCCGCCCTCCGCGAACCGCCAGACGGGGATGCCCAGCCGACGCGCCTTGTCGGCAAGGTTGTCGGTGATCCCGGAGCCGGGGAAGACGATCAGACCGTAGGGCACCACCGAGAGAAGCTGGTCATTGCGGCGGAACGGAGCCGCCTTGGCGTGTCGGGTCCAGTCCGGCTTGAAGGCGATTTGAGTGACCTTGCGGTTCTCGGCCCAGCAAGCGGCGATGCGCTCGGCGCCGCGCGGGCTGCCGCCGTGGAGCAGAACCATGTCGGGATGCTTCTCGCGAGCCTTGTCGAGCGCGTCCCAGATCCGGTCGTGATCGTTGCAGTCGAGACCGCCGGCGAAGGCGATCTTGGTCCCGGCTGGAACGAGCACCTCGGTTTCGGCGTGGCGACGGGCGGCGAGGAAGTCGCGGGAGTCGATCACCGCAGCGGTCATCGCCTGGTGGGAGACCTTGGAGCCGGTGCGCGGCCGCCATGCCGATCCGGTTTGTGCCTCGTAGAGGTCGGCGGCCTCATCGCGCATGATTTCGAGCACGTTGCGGCGCTCGATATAGCTGATGCCTTCCGCGGTCAGCCGCTCCAGCTCGACCGACTTCACCTCCGAGCCGTCCTGCTCCTGCTGGCTCGAGCGCTGCGCCTCCCCGTTGCGGTCGAGGCTGCGGGCGACGCGCTCGGCGGCACGGTGGAAGACGTTTGCGAAGGACCAGAGCAGGTCGTCAAGATCGGGTTCGAGCCTCGTGTCGCCAAGCATGCCGGCGAAGGTCTCGACGATCCCGGCGAGGCCGGCCCGGATCACTTCGTCGTCGGGAAGTGGCCGAGGATCAGGTTCGTCCTGATGCGGGCGATGGCCGTACATCTGCAGTTCGAGGATGACGCGGTCGGTCGGCGAGGAGGCGTGGTAGGGCTCATAGGCCTCGTCGAAAGGAAGCTCGTAGGTCATGGCGTGTCTCCGTCGGTTGAGGCCGCGCCTATCGCGGCCTGACAGCGCTCCCCGGCCGCGCCGCGGGCGCGGCCGCACCGAAGGCCGAAGCGCGAGCGCAGGACGGCGCAGCCGTTGCGGCCGTGACCGGGGGGTGGCAGGGGTCGCCTCTCGGGCAGGCCGCGGGCGTGGCTCTCCGGCGGACCGCCGCAATGCCTGCAAGGCTTCCGGTGACGCCGCCCCTGCCCGCCTGCCGGCCCCGCCCGTTCATCCGGGCGGCAGGAAGAGACGGGCATCCTCCGGGACGAGCTGATCGCTGAGCCATGCCGCGAGATGGGCGGGGCCGAGATGGCGCAGATCGTCGTTGAAGTCGCCGAGCTGCGGCCTTAACACCAGGGCGAGAACCCCCGACTCGCCTGCGCGCTGGCTGAGACGCTCGATGCCGTGCCGGCCGGCGGCGTCGGCATCGGCCGCGATGTAGAGGCGACAGCAGCCGGGCGGCAAGATCAGGCCGGCGAGGTGATTGGCCGAGGTGGCGGCTGCCACCGGCAGCGCCGGCATCACTACCTTAAGCGAAGCCATCGTCTCGAAGCCCTCGCCGGCGGCCATGACCGGGACTGGCGCACCGTGTTCAAGGCCGAGCCAGACGCCGTTGCCCAGCAGATGACCAAGCGAGCGGCGTGGATCGGCGAGCTGCGCCTTGCCGATCTTGCCACTCGGGTCGAGCCCAGGGGAGAGGTAAGTGCGCTGCAGGCCGGTGATCTGCCCGTTGAGGTTGGTGACAGCGGCAATCAGCGCAGGATGAGTCTGCGTTTCGCCCGTCACGAGATCCCGGTAGTAGCAGCCGGGATGAAAGCGCAGGGCTCGCTCATGCGCGGAGAGCAGAATGCCGCGACCGGCAAGGTATCGTTCGGCCAGCGTGCCGGCGATCGGCTGCGTCATGGCGAACAGGCGACGCGCCGCCTCAGGCGAGCCGCGTGCCGCGGCAGGTTGGCGCTGCGTGCCAAAGGGCTGGGGCGGGGGCGGTGGCGGCGGCATGGAGAGGAAGCGACGTGCTTCATCCGCGACCTCGCGGAAGTCGACCAGACCACAGCTCTGCTCGATGACGTCAAGCAGGTCGCCATATTCCCCCGACGACTCGTCGACCCACTTTCCGGCTGCCTTGTCGCCGACCGCCTTGAGCCGCACATGCATGGAACGGCCGCGCGTGTTGCGGACATCGCCGACCATCCAGTAATTGCCCGAGCGATGGCCGTTGGAGAGATATTCGCGGCACACCGCTTCGGCATGATCGCCAAGGCGGCGTGCCAGCTTGGAGGCCGAGCCGGACATGATCGCCTCCCCCTCAAGCCACCGAGGCACGGTCGGTGACGCCGACCAGCGTATGGCGGTCGAGGAGCGCGGCGAGGATTGCGGACCCGCGCGCGGACGTGGGGATGAACAGCCGCAACTTCCAGGAGATGATCTCGGAGATCAGCCCCAGCGCCTTCAGCCGGGGGACCATCGCGTCGGTAAAGCCGATCAGCTCGACACGGTAGTCGTTCATGACCCGACTGCGGCGCAGGATCAGGCCATCGGCGAGTTGCAGTCCGATCCTGCCTTCCACGAGCCCAGTCCAGGCATCTTCCGGCGCGAGCGTGGGCACATCGTCGAGCCCTAGATTGCGGAACATGGTCGTGACAAGGGTAGGCGCAATGTGACGCCCGATGATGCGTTCGCCGGCATCGGTCTGGATCCGGTAGACCTGACAATCATGGTCCGGCAAGCGCCGCCAGATCGGCAGCAGCAGACCCGTCACGATGTGAAAGGTGCTGGTGGTGAACTCCGGGATGGCGGCGACTTCTGCAAGCCACAGGTCGCAGAACAGTTTTCGGTCGGCCGGCTGCCAGTGGGTCTCGGCAAGGGCATCGAGACCGAAGCGCAGCTCGTCCGTCGGCCGCAGCAGGCGTACGCGGTGCTCTATCGTGCCGTCGTCGAGCATCAGGCTCGCCGTCGGCAGCCGGATTGCCGCACGGCTGGAACGCGTGTTCACCAACAGGACCGATTTCGGCTCCGCCCGGGCGATCGCCAACGCATCGACCAGGCCGAGCGGCCGAATACGGTCCTTGCGCGCGACGGTCAGCACATGCGACTGCGCGCCGGAGACCGGGTGCGAGTAGACGGTGCGACGATCGGTGACGACAATGCTCTCCGCCACAATCGTCTCCAGACCTTTGTCATAGGAGCCGGCAGCGATCGCGCCCTCGACCTTCGCCGCCATCAGTTGCTCGAACACTTCGAACAGCAGGTTCTGGGTCTCGATGCGCAGCGCCAGCAGGCGATTGAGCCAGGTCGTGATCGGCGGCAGTTCGTCGGCGCAGCCCACCCTCGTCGGTCGTCAGCGACAGCCCGGTCACGGTTTCGAAGGTCGTGAGCGAACAACCTTCGATCCTGCCCTGATGCAGCAGCATGTAGAATTGGCGAAGTGCGGCCCGCGCGTAGGGGCTTTCGAGATTGTCCTCGGCACGGAAGAGCCCTGCCCCGCCGGTCTGGCGCTGGCCGCGCGTGATCGCACCCAGTGTGTCGAGCCGCCTGGCGATCGTCGACAGGAAGCGTTTGCCGGCCTTCACATTGGCGGCCATGGGCCGGAACAGCGGCGGTTGCTTCTGATTTGTGCGGTGGGTCCGTCCGAGACCCTGGATGGCGTTGTCGGCGCGCCAGCCGGCTTCCAACAGGTAGTGCTTGCGTAGGCGCTGGTTCTTCACCCCCAGATCGGCGTGATAGGAGCGACCGGTGCCGCCGGCGTCCGAAAAGATCAGCACGCCCTTGTCGTCGTCCATGAAGCTCTGTGTCTCGGCGAGATTGGCCGAGCCAGCGCGGTTCTCGACGGCCAGCCGGTCGATACCATCGCGGCCGGTCTTCTTCACGATACGCCGCGCTCGGCCAGTGACCTCGGCGACGGTGTCGGTGCCGAAGTGATGGATGATCTGGTCGAGCGCGCTGCCGACCGGCGGCAGCGATGCGAGTTTTTCGATCATCTCGTCGCGCCGGCGCACCGCCTCCCGGCACTGGACGGGATTGCCATCTTCGTCATGGACAGGCCGAGAATAGAGGTTGCCTTCGGCGTCCGAATATTCCTCGAACAACTGCGTGGGGAAGGAGTGCATCAAATACCCGCCGACGTATTCGCGCGGTGTGACGTCGACATGCAGATCCGACCATTCCTCGGTCGGGATTTCGGCAAGGCGTCGTTCCATCAGCGCTTCGCCGGTCGAGACGATCTGCACGACCGCCGAATGACCGTCGGCCCGGTCCTGTTCGATCGCGCCAGTCAGCGTGGGCGTCATCATCGAGGTGATGAGATGGCTGAAGAAGCGTTGCTTGGTGCTCTCGAAGGCCGAGCGAGCCGCTGCCTTGGCGCTGCGGTTCAGCGTGCCGGACTCACTGATGATGTTGGTTGCCTCGAGTGCGGCGGTCAGGTTGTTGTGAACGACCTGGAACGCGTCGGCATAGGCGTTGTAGATGCGGATCTGTTCGTCGCTCAGCTCATGCTCGAGCAGGTCGTATTCGACCCCGTCATAAGAGAGCGAACGCGCCGCATAGAGGCCGAGCGATTTGAGATCGCGGGCGAGCACTTCCATCGCCGCGACACCGCCATCCTCGATCGCGGCGACGAATTCGGCGCGGTTGGCGAATGGAAAATCCTCGCTGCCCCAGATGCCGAGACGCTGCGCATAGGCCAGGTTCTCGACCGCGGTCGCACCGGTCGCGGAGACGTAGACGACGCGCGCGTCGGGAAGGGCGTGCTGCAGCCGCAGGCCTGCCTTGCCCTGCTGCGACGGGGCGACGTCGCCACGCTCGCTTTTGCCGCCAGCGGCATTGGCCATGGCGTGGGCCTCGTCGAAGACGATAACACCATCGAAAGACCTATTGGTCCCTGAAGGGCCTTCGGCCCTTCCCGCGAGGTTCTCTCCAGTCGGGCCTTCGGACCTTCCCGCCGACTTTTCTCTGTTCCCCGTCGGGCCTTCGTCCCTCCTCGCCTCTTGTCCCACCCAGTCGAGGATCTGGGCGATCCGGGATTTCTTGCCTTCCCGTTCCTGCGAGCGCAGCGTCGCGTAGGTTGTGAACAGGATGCCCTCGGCAAGGCGGATCGGCGTGCCCTGCCGATAGCGCGACAGCGGCTGGACGAGAAGTTTTTCCTGGCCAAGTGCTGCCCAATCGCGCTGGGCATCTTCCAGAAGCTTGTCCGACTTGGAAATCCAGATCGCACGGCGGCGGCCCTGCAGCCAGTTGTCGAGGAT
Encoded proteins:
- a CDS encoding DUF2493 domain-containing protein, which codes for MTYELPFDEAYEPYHASSPTDRVILELQMYGHRPHQDEPDPRPLPDDEVIRAGLAGIVETFAGMLGDTRLEPDLDDLLWSFANVFHRAAERVARSLDRNGEAQRSSQQEQDGSEVKSVELERLTAEGISYIERRNVLEIMRDEAADLYEAQTGSAWRPRTGSKVSHQAMTAAVIDSRDFLAARRHAETEVLVPAGTKIAFAGGLDCNDHDRIWDALDKAREKHPDMVLLHGGSPRGAERIAACWAENRKVTQIAFKPDWTRHAKAAPFRRNDQLLSVVPYGLIVFPGSGITDNLADKARRLGIPVWRFAEGGA
- a CDS encoding type II toxin-antitoxin system prevent-host-death family antitoxin — translated: MRQFTTGDLNKQVGDVTDVASREPVILTKHRKPRFVLMSYEHYERMRIGGDPRRAYHVSEMPEEHTELFAAEIDRLARGEGYDDER
- a CDS encoding toprim domain-containing protein; amino-acid sequence: MSGSASKLARRLGDHAEAVCREYLSNGHRSGNYWMVGDVRNTRGRSMHVRLKAVGDKAAGKWVDESSGEYGDLLDVIEQSCGLVDFREVADEARRFLSMPPPPPPPQPFGTQRQPAAARGSPEAARRLFAMTQPIAGTLAERYLAGRGILLSAHERALRFHPGCYYRDLVTGETQTHPALIAAVTNLNGQITGLQRTYLSPGLDPSGKIGKAQLADPRRSLGHLLGNGVWLGLEHGAPVPVMAAGEGFETMASLKVVMPALPVAAATSANHLAGLILPPGCCRLYIAADADAAGRHGIERLSQRAGESGVLALVLRPQLGDFNDDLRHLGPAHLAAWLSDQLVPEDARLFLPPG